The Carassius gibelio isolate Cgi1373 ecotype wild population from Czech Republic chromosome B9, carGib1.2-hapl.c, whole genome shotgun sequence genome includes a region encoding these proteins:
- the LOC127964481 gene encoding BTB/POZ domain-containing protein KCTD12-like: protein MALADPECGISNGADSASPFSDIIELNVGGQVYVTRHTTLIAVPDSLLWDMFSKKTPTELARDSKGRFFLDRDGFLFRYILDYLRDLNLVLPDYFPEKSRLQREAEFFQLRDLSKLLSPNMSKDNSITDEICQSDSEEPSAPPLLGPDASRTVSVAVTTHSPSLESKKSGYITVGYRGSYTIGRDIQTDAKFRRVARITVCGKTSLAKEVFGDTLNESRDPDRPPERYTSRYYLKYNFLEQAFDKLSEFGFHMVACSSTGTCAYSSNDPNEDKTWTSYTEYVFCRE from the coding sequence ATGGCTTTGGCAGATCCCGAGTGTGGAATATCAAACGGCGCGGATTCCGCCTCCCCGTTTTCTGACATTATTGAACTAAATGTGGGAGGACAAGTGTATGTGACACGGCACACGACTTTAATAGCCGTGCCGGATTCTCTTCTGTGGGACATGTTTAGTAAGAAAACACCGACAGAGCTGGCACGGGACAGCAAAGGTCGCTTCTTTCTGGACAGGGACGGCTTTCTTTTCCGATACATTTTAGACTACCTACGGGATTTAAATCTGGTTTTGCCTGACTATTTTCCAGAGAAGAGCAGATTACAGCGGGAGGCTGAGTTTTTTCAGCTGCGGGACCTGTCCAAGCTCTTGAGTCCCAATATGAGTAAAGACAACTCCATCACCGATGAGATCTGCCAGAGTGACTCGGAGGAACCGAGCGCGCCTCCGCTTCTGGGACCCGACGCCTCGCGCACAGTGTCCGTCGCTGTCACCACTCACTCGCCCTCCCTCGAGTCCAAAAAGTCGGGCTACATCACAGTCGGTTACCGGGGCTCATACACAATCGGAAGAGACATTCAGACGGACGCCAAATTCAGGCGAGTCGCGAGGATCACGGTGTGCGGGAAGACCTCTCTGGCTAAGGAGGTGTTTGGAGACACTTTGAACGAGAGCAGAGACCCGGACCGTCCTCCGGAGAGGTACACATCGCGCTATTATCTGAAATACAATTTTCTCGAGCAGGCGTTTGACAAACTGTCAGAGTTTGGCTTCCATATGGTCGCGTGCAGCTCCACTGGCACGTGCGCTTACTCTAGCAACGACCCAAACGAGGACAAAACCTGGACAAGCTACACAGAGTATGTTTTCTGTCGAGAATAA
- the LOC127964351 gene encoding cis-aconitate decarboxylase-like, which produces MIRKGVTESFGAAVSCLSTSHLTDEVIRRSKRMILDTLGVGLLGTSTPVFNTVLQFSQRQQALENSKVWGRPGLSLPPHYAAFVNGVAVHSMDFDDTWHPATHPSGAVLPALLALAETLPVKPSGLELLLAFNVGIEVQGRLLRFSKEAYNIPKRFHPPAVVGIMGSAAATAKLLGLPSAQSIAALAIACSSAGAPMANAATQTKPLHMGNAARGGLEASQLALLGLEGNTQILDLESGFGAFYPDYVPHPLAEVSPNSHYRWVLEDQNIAQKRFPAHLGMHWVADAAIEARAKFLDKFPNADLSQIKKITLRVPSSRYVNCPLPQSEHQARHSFQFNCCTALLDGEVTVDSFSESQINRSALKEMLLKVHLENPQDNHSSFEKMYCEIAVETTQGETFSARCNTFYGHWRKPLSHEDLERKFRANASTVLTSDVVEGIIYTVDRLDTNQDCSMLWSYMHFNKHVMHRNERRYSALA; this is translated from the exons ATGATCAGAAAG GGAGTTACTGAGAGTTTTGGGGCAGCAGTGTCCTGTCTGAGCACATCTCATCTGACAGATGAAGTGATAAGGAGGAGTAAGCGAATGATACTGGACACGCTGGGAGTGGGATTGCTTGGAACCAGCACCCCAGTCTTTAACACAGTACTTCAGTTCAGCCAA AGGCAGCAAGCGCTAGAAAACAGCAAGGTCTGGGGCAGACCAGGATTATCTCTTCCACCTCACTATGCTGCCTTTGTTAATGGAGTTGCG GTGCACTCTATGGACTTTGATGACACCTGGCATCCAGCCACTCACCCCTCCGGCGCTGTGTTGCCGGCTCTCCTAGCACTGGCTGAAACTTTACCTGTTAAACCCTCCGGCCTCGAGCTGTTGCTGGCTTTCAATGTAGGCATAGAGGTTCAGGGGAGACTCCTGAGGTTTTCTAAAGAGGCATACAACATTCCCAAAAG GTTCCACCCGCCTGCAGTTGTTGGGATTATGGGCAGCGCAGCTGCTACCGCTAAACTTTTGGGTCTCCCGTCGGCCCAGAGCATAGCAGCTCTAGCGATAGCCTGCTCATCTGCTGGAGCACCCATGGCAAACGCTGCGACTCAAACCAAACCTCTCCACATGGGCAATGCTGCCCGGGGGGGTCTGGAGGCCTCCCAACTCGCTCTCCTCGGCCTGGAGGGTAACACACAGATTCTGGATCTGGAATCAGGCTTCGGGGCCTTCTATCCAGATTATGTCCCTCACCCACTGGCTGAGGTCAGCCCTAATTCTCATTACAGGTGGGTGTTAGAAGACCAGAACATTGCACAGAAGCGCTTTCCCGCCCACCTCGGGATGCACTGGGTGGCGGATGCAGCAATAGAAGCGAGGGCGAAATTTTTGGACAAATTTCCAAATGCAGATCTCAGTCAAATCAAGAAGATCACTCTCAGAGTTCCCTCATCCAGATATGTAAACTGCCCTCTTCCGCAAAGCGAGCACCAGGCCAGACACTCTTTCCAGTTCAACTGCTGTACCGCACTGCTGGATGGAGAGGTCACCGTCGACTCCTTCAGCGAAAGCCAGATAAACAGGAGTGCCCTAAAGGAGATGCTTCTGAAAGTACATTTGGAAAATCCACAAGACAATCACTCGAGCTTTGAAAAAATGTATTGCGAAATTGCAGTGGAGACAACTCAGGGGGAAACGTTCTCTGCGCGCTGCAACACTTTTTATGGTCACTGGAGGAAACCACTTAGTCATGAGGATCTGGAGAGGAAGTTCAGGGCTAATGCTTCAACTGTGCTGACCTCTGATGTTGTGGAGGGTATTATTTACACTGTAGACCGTCTGGACACAAATCAAGACTGTTCAATGCTTTGGTCATACATGCACTTTAACAAGCACGTGATGCACAGAAATGAGCGCCGCTACTCAGCTTTGGCCTGA
- the mrpl30 gene encoding 39S ribosomal protein L30, mitochondrial: MAGLYRALLTSASSVTKNLTQATSCRTKFTKSRIPPQVFEERAKEHDKYGGDPEHPHKLHIVTRVKSTMRRPYWEKKVVKSLGLMKAHEPRIHKNTPSVNNLLKIIKHLVRIEPLKLPYGLPAEEDMANTYLNSKGELVVKRLLKPLEQKAIES; encoded by the exons ATGGCAGGACTGTATCGAGCTCTTCTAACATCTGCCTCCAGTGTCACAAAG AATCTGACACAAGCCACATCGTGTCGCACTAAATTCACTAAGAGTCGCATCCCTCCACAA GTATTTGAGGAACGAGCAAAAGAACATGACAAGTATGGTGGTGATCCAGAACACCCACATAAACTGCACATAGTGACACGAGTTAAAAGCACAATGAGACGACCCTATTGGGAAAAGAAGGTTGTGAAGAGTTTGGGGCTTATGAAG GCACATGAACCCCGTATCCACAAGAACACCCCATCAGTGAATAATCTACTGAAAATCATTAAGCATCTAGTGAG GATTGAGCCTCTCAAGCTCCCCTATGGATTGCCTGCTGAGGAGGACATGGCGAACACATATCTGAACAGCAAAGGCGAGCTGGTGGTGAAACGTCTCTTGAAACCACTTGAGCAAAAAGCCATTGAATCATAG
- the txndc9 gene encoding thioredoxin domain-containing protein 9, which produces MASQSMEVVAKALEQQVLHSARMVEEQLDAKLEKLERMDEDELERLKERRLEALKKAQKQKQEWISKGHGEYREIPSEKDFFSEVKESKSVVCHFYRDSTFRCKILDKHLAVLAKKHLETKFIKLNVEKAPFLTERLRIKVLPTLALVKDGKTKDYVVGFNDLGNTDEFPTEMLEWRLGCSDIINYSGNLLEPPTTGQKSGSKFTKVEKKTIRGKGYDSDSESDED; this is translated from the exons ATGGCCAGTCAGTCCATGGAGGTTGTTGCGAAGGCTCTGGAGCAGCAGGTGCTGCATTCAGCACGGATGGTGGAAGAGCAGCTGGATGCCAAACTGGAGAAGTTAGAGCGCATGGATGAAGATGAGCTGGAGCGACTGAAGGAGAGAAGGCTTGAGGCACTTAAGAAGGCTCAGAAACAGAAGCAG GAGTGGATATCTAAAGGACATGGTGAATACAGAGAGATCCCAAGTGAGAAGGATTTCTTTTCTGAGGTTAAAGAAAGCAAAAGTGTGGTCTGCCATTTCTACAGAGACTCTACCTTTAG atGCAAAATTTTGGACAAGCATCTAGCTGTTTTGGCGAAGAAACATCTGGAAACAAAGTTCATCAAACTAAACGTTGAGAAGGCTCCATTCCTAACCGAGAGGCTGAGGATCAAGGTCCTTCCCACACTGGCTCTGGTGAAGGACGGGAAGACTAAGGATTATGTTGTGGGCTTCAACGATCTGGGTAACACAGATGAATTCCCTACTGAAATGTTGGAGTGGAGACTGGGCTGCTCGGATATCATTAACTACAG tGGGAATCTATTGGAGCCACCAACTACTGGACAGAAGTCCGGGTCAAAGTTTACCAAGGTGGAGAAAAAGACCATCAGAGGCAAAGGTTATGACTCAGACTCTGAATCTGATGAGGATTAG
- the LOC127965396 gene encoding DNA repair protein REV1 has protein sequence MSRDGWRKKASEDDGWGGRGGYMAAKISKLDEQFQKDAPREKQKEGTSSCIFSGVAIYVNGYTDPCADELRRMMMLHGGQFHLYYTRSRTTHIIATNLPNSKIQELKGEKVVRPEWITDSIKAGRQLSYVQYQLYAKQKSLNFTSICAQGKPDLSFKPSPSHPQSDSIKPQPSHTQTLSKEVLKSTASFTERTNHQLDVRLNGSCSIVFEDDAERPRVNGIHYGDDDDTCALLPRGSQDPLLTNGYVHPVNGALKPLLFAEHSPHVVDTGSHQSHLPQTESRDMEKPSCSSAGSKSNSHQRSSISIASPAKQPGLHNMQKDLHPKPTSNPGTSGAPQKGNLHDQTRVRLNGSYHTTPSSSNLAVISSNHPGRSGQGAEAGIISEFFSHSRLHHISTWRNEFSEYVSALQSRRRAAGGAVFSGKEKLKKLKANCSSGSLMAAPQVRQSCILHVDMDCFFVSVGIRHRPDLIGKPVAVTSNRGPGRVPQRPGANPQLEFQYYQSKQKQYRKEKTDGDLEMTPSPPCDEVPSNGVDLDLAALSMAEIASCSYEARQAGVRNGMFFGRAKQLCPDLQSVSYDFQAYKSVALCMYETLASYTHNIEALSCDEALIDATNLLVELGVTPDDLARAIREDIKEKTGCSASVGMGSNILLARMATRKAKPNGQYFLRSEEVDDFIRDQPVSSLPGVGRSMSSKLTSLGVSTCGDLQQLSISRLQREFGPRTGQTLFRFCRGLDDRPVRSEKERKSVSAEMNYNIRFTQVEEAESFLTNLSMEVQKRLEGAGLRGRRIILKVMVRKPGAPVEPAKYGGHGICDNFARSVLLAQPTDSGQLIAAEVIKLFHAMKLDVKEMRGVGLQVQQLEGSHTDPSGQGPSRGRSIKDLLLAKQPTHSPTKEPPAPQDGFTSPSSSRAFSSIWERVTPPSSPPSTSSDPMPGTSKGGLHHPHTPNHVRTCLNISIEVPSPSQVDQSVLEALPVDIRRQVEQSWRHREEQPSTSSHLSTPPRTSSSPPPGPSLGTLVLQLPDQPGQPCTTGIILELPDFSQVDPDVFAALPRELQEELCSAYRNKRNAQALVQAQSSAVEQKHTFPQLKQPAVGKLKRRYKKRNASPAKKGLSPLKKLFPGNSPAKSSPSKTLPLPLKTENVQCPSSTSTDVPETLSKFNPRPVPTLAGAYEFSDIRTLLREWVTSISEPMEEDILQVVKYCTELVEDKDLEKLYLVIKYMKRLMQQSSESVWSMAFDFILDNVQVVVQQTYGSTLKIT, from the exons ATGAGTCGAGATGGATGGAGAAAAAAAGCCAGTGAAGATGATGGGTGGGGAGGACGG GGTGGTTACATGGCTGCAAAAATCTCTAAGCTTGATGAGCAGTTTCAGAAGGATGCCCCGAGAGAGAAGCAGAAAGAGGGAACGTCCTCCTGTATCTTCAGTGGTGTGGCTATCTACGTCAATGGATACACAG ATCCCTGTGCGGATGAGCTGCGCAGGATGATGATGCTGCATGGTGGGCAGTTCCATCTCTATTACACTCGCTCTAGAACTACACATATCATTGCCACCAACCTGCCCAACAGCAAAATACAAGAGCTCAAGGGAGAGAAAGTAGTACGGCCAGAGTGGATcacagacag tATAAAGGCAGGCCGCCAACTTTCATATGTACAGTATCAGCTCTATGCGAAGCAAAAAAGCTTGAACTTTACCAGTATCTGTGCACAAGGAAAGCCGGATCTGTCGTTCAAACCCAGTCCAAGCCACCCCCAGTCAGACAGCATCAAGCCTCAGCCCAGTCACACTCAAACCCTCTCAAAAGAAGTTCTCAAATCCACAGCCAGCTTCACTGAGCGAACCAATCACCAGCTAGATGTCAGACT AAATGGTTCCTGTAGCATAGTCTTTGAGGACGATGCAGAGAGGCCTAGAGTTAATGGGATTCATTATGGAGATGATGATGACACCTGTGCCCTTTTGCCAAGAGGCTCACAAGACCCTTTGTTAACTAATGGTTATGTCCACCCTGTGAATGGTGCCTTAAAGCCTCTGCTGTTTGCAGAACATTCTCCTCATGTTGTTGACACAGGGTCCCATCAGTCTCACCTCCCACAGACTGAAAGCAGGGATATGGAGAAGCCCAGCTGTTCTTCTGCGGGCTCAAAATCAAATTCCCATCAGAGGTCCTCAATATCCATCGCCAGTCCTGCAAAGCAGCCTGGTCTTCACAATATGCAAAAGGACCTCCATCCAAAACCAACATCTAATCCAGGAACTTCAGGTGCTCCTCAGAAGGGGAATCTTCATGATCAGACAAGAGTTCGACTAAACGGGAGCTATCACACGACCCCTAGCTCCTCCAATCTTGCAGTAATCTCTAGTAATCATCCGGGAAGGTCGGGCCAAGGAGCAGAGGCTGGAATCATATCAGAATTCTTTTCTCACTCAAGGCTGCATCATATTTCTACGTGGCGAAATGAGTTCTCCGAGTATGTCAGTGCCCTTCAGAGCAGGAGGCGAGCTGCAGGAGGAGCTGTTTTCTCTGGAAAAGAGAAACTGAAGAAGCTCAAAGCCAACTGCAGTTCAG GTTCCTTAATGGCTGCTCCTCAGGTGCGTCAGTCCTGCATTCTTCATGTGGATATGGACTGCTTCTTTGTGTCAGTAGGGATCAGACACAGACCAGATCTCATAG GGAAACCGGTTGCGGTGACTAGTAACCGTGGTCCAGGCCGCGTTCCACAGCGACCTGGTGCAAATCCTCAGCTTGAGTTTCAGTACTACCAGAGCAAACAGAAACAGTATAGGAAAG AGAAGACAGACGGTGATCTTGAGATGACCCCATCTCCACCATGTGATGAAGTTCCCAGTAATGGAGTGGATCTGGACCTGGCTGCCCTCTCTATGGCAGAGATTGCATCTTGCAGTTACGAGGCCAG GCAGGCTGGTGTGAGAAACGGCATGTTCTTTGGCCGGGCTAAGCAGCTCTGTCCTGATCTGCAGTCTGTCTCATATGACTTCCAGGCATATAAAAGTGTGGCACTGTGCATGTATGAGACCCTGGCCAG TTACACTCATAACATTGAGGCTTTGAGTTGTGACGAGGCGCTGATAGATGCCACAAATCTTCTGGTTGAGCTGGGAGTTACACCTGATGATTTGGCTCGAGCCATCCGTGAAGACATAAAGGAAAAGACTGGTTGCTCTGCCTCAGTTGGAATGG GTTCCAACATCCTTCTTGCTCGGATGGCAACCCGTAAGGCAAAACCAAACGGGCAGTACTTCCTCCGATCAGAGGAAGTGGATGATTTTATCAGGGATCAGCCTGTATCCAGTTTGCCTG GTGTGGGTCGCTCAATGAGCTCCAAGCTGACCTCCCTGGGAGTGAGCACCTGTGGTGACCTGCAGCAGTTGTCCATTTCTCGACTGCAGAGGGAGTTTGGGCCAAGGACAGGACAGACGCTTTTCCGCTTTTGCAGAGGACTGGATGACAGACCTGTGCGCAGTGAGAAGGAGAGAAAGTCTGTGTCTGCAGAGATGAACTACAACATTCGGTTCACACAG GTTGAAGAGGCGGAGTCTTTCCTTACAAACCTATCCATGGAGGTGCAGAAGAGGTTGGAGGGGGCAGGGCTTCGAGGTCGCCGGATTATACTGAAGGTCATGGTGCGGAAACCAGGGGCTCCAGTAGAGCCAGCCAAATATGGTGGCCATGGGATATGTGACAACTTTGCCAG GTCTGTTTTACTTGCTCAGCCCACAGACAGTGGTCAGCTGATTGCTGCTGAAGTCATTAAGCTATTCCATGCCATGAAATTGGATGTAAAGGAGATGAGGGGAGTGGGACTTCAGGTGCAGCAGTTGGAGGGATCACATACAGACCCATCAGGACAAGGGCCCTCTCGTGGTCGCTCAATCAAAGACCTGCTACTGGCCAAACAGCCTACCCACAGCCCCACAAAAGAGCCCCCAGCACCTCAAG ATGGTTTTACCAGCCCTTCTTCATCCAGAGCTTTCTCCTCCATTTGGGAGAGAGTTACTCCTCCATCCTCACCACCTTCCACCAGCTCAGATCCAATGCCTGGAACAAGTAAAGGAGGACTTCACCATCCACACACCCCCAACCATGTCAGGACATGCCTAAACATCAGCATTGAGGTGCCATCTCCCTCTCAG GTGGACCAGTCTGTTTTAGAGGCTTTACCTGTAGACATAAGGAGACAGGTGGAGCAGTCCTGGAGACACAGAGAGGAGCAGCCCAGCACCTCGTCTCATCTCTCAACCCCGCCTCGAacctcctcttctcctcctccaggTCCATCGCTTGGCACCCTTGTACTGCAGCTCCCAGACCAGCCAGGTCAACCATGCACAACGGGCATTATACTGGAGCTCCCCGACTTCTCCCAG GTTGATCCAGATGTGTTTGCAGCTCTTCCCAGAGAGCTTCAGGAAGAGCTTTGCTCCGCTTATAGAAACAAGAGAAACGCTCAAGCCCTTGTTCAAGCTCAAAGCAGTGCTG TCgagcaaaaacacacatttcCTCAATTAAAGCAGCCTGCAGTGGGGAAATTGAAGCGCCGCTACAAAAAGAGAAATGCTAGTCCTGCCAAAAAGGGGCTAAGTCCACTAAAAAAACTATTTCCTGGAAACAGCCCTGCCAAATCCAGCCCCTCCAAAACACTTCCTCTGCCACTCAAA ACAGAAAATGTACAGTGCCCATCCTCTACGAGCACGGATGTCCCAGAGACGCTGTCCAAATTTAATCCCCGCCCAGTCCCAACCCTAGCCGGAGCTTATGAATTCAGTGACATTAGAACTCTGCTTCGTGAATGGGTCACCAGCATCTCAG AACCTATGGAGGAGGACATTCTCCAGGTGGTGAAGTACTGCACAGAACTCGTGGAAGATAAAGACCTGGAGAAACTCTATCTTGTCATCAAATACATGAAGAG ACTTATGCAGCAGTCCTCAGAGTCAGTATGGAGCATGGCCTTTGATTTCATCCTCGACAATGTGCAGGTAGTGGTACAGCAAACCTACGGTAGCACTCTGAAGATCACATAG